A window of Roseovarius sp. THAF27 contains these coding sequences:
- the recO gene encoding DNA repair protein RecO produces the protein MEWRDQGIVLASRPHGEAAAILEVFTPLKGRHAGVVRGGASRKMAPVLQPGGQVDVTWKARLEDHLGAFTVEPVRSRVAASLGDRVALAGLNAVTSLLIFCLPEREAHRRLYGQTEALLDLLGQGDVWPLAYLKWEMALLDEMGFGLDLGECAVKGREANDLSFISPRTGRAVSRAGAGEWADKLLPLPAPLLGEGECSDGEILEGLGVTGYFLMHHLAPEMGHKPLPEARARLIRRLEQAAEG, from the coding sequence ATGGAATGGCGCGACCAAGGTATTGTACTGGCCAGCCGCCCGCACGGCGAGGCGGCGGCGATCCTGGAGGTGTTCACTCCTTTGAAGGGGCGGCACGCGGGCGTGGTGCGCGGCGGGGCGTCGCGCAAGATGGCGCCGGTGTTGCAGCCCGGCGGACAGGTGGATGTGACGTGGAAGGCGCGGCTGGAGGATCACCTGGGCGCGTTCACGGTGGAGCCGGTGCGCTCGCGCGTCGCCGCGTCGTTGGGGGACCGGGTGGCGCTGGCGGGGCTGAACGCGGTGACGTCCTTGTTGATCTTTTGCCTGCCGGAGCGGGAGGCGCACCGGCGGCTCTATGGCCAGACCGAGGCTTTGTTGGACCTGCTGGGACAGGGGGATGTGTGGCCGCTGGCCTATCTCAAGTGGGAGATGGCGCTGCTCGATGAGATGGGGTTCGGGCTGGACCTGGGCGAATGCGCGGTGAAGGGGCGCGAGGCGAACGACCTGAGCTTCATATCGCCGCGCACGGGGCGGGCGGTGTCGCGGGCGGGCGCGGGGGAATGGGCGGACAAGCTGCTGCCGCTGCCTGCGCCGCTCTTGGGCGAGGGGGAGTGCAGCGATGGCGAGATCCTGGAGGGGCTGGGGGTGACGGGATATTTCTTGATGCACCACTTGGCGCCGGAGATGGGGCACAAGCCGCTGCCCGAGGCGCGGGCGCGGCTGATCCGGCGGCTGGAGCAGGCGGCGGAGGGGTGA
- a CDS encoding VWA domain-containing protein: MTFSTARAVALTATLLAAPAALANDNVMVVFDGSNSMWGQIDGTAKIEIARNVIDNLLGDWADDRSVGLMAYGHRARGDCTDIEVIVEPGAAQRSEILDRIKSITPTGKTPLTDAVEQAATQLSYTDRPATVVLISDGLESCERDPCELARALEKGGVGFTAHVVGFGLGADEDTASLACIAEETGGQYIQASNAVELGAALSAVATAVAAPEPEPEPQAPEVTVDAPDTAVAGSPTTITWNPTQSEADYIAVAPAGAAETELGQYTRIGQNTDVTFAMPGEPGAYEARYYSTETKTVLGADPIEITPAQVTLQAADTVQTGAPVTVSWSPTINPRDYIAIVPAGADAGTLANYRAINKHDSFDLTAPADPGMYEIRYILNVDSRTVASRPLEVADPQVTLQTPETALTGAEIPVSWAGTVNAKDYITIVPMGAEEGTYTNYFPVRDDSSGLLLATADPGMFEIRYIQREGNKTLARATIELLTPEVTISGPATAVTGAQVPVSWTGTVNSKDYITIAPAGADAGTYGSYQPTRDDDTVTLTMPSDPGMYELRYVLREGPRVLATAPIEVANPEVTVSGPDTVATGAQFTVSWTGTVNPKDYVTIVPVGAEPNTYGSYQPVRDATETRLVAPSDPGMYELRYLLREGPKVMATAMIEVTEPQVTVSGPETVLTGAQFSVAWTGTVNAQDYVTIVPVGAEPATFGSYQQVRDKSEVNLTAPSDPGMYELRYLLREGPKVMATAMIEVTEPQVTISGPDSAATGSSVTVEWTGTVNTQDYVVVVPAGAAENEFGNYQVVRDASQVALTMPADPGMYELRYLMREGPKVLATAMIELTPPEVTVTGPEQIRAGDDIAVEWSGTVATNDYINLVPMGAADDTFGTYLSVREATSATLEAPSDPGLYEVRYLLREGTRVLARHTVEVLAADAALNTGAALTAPDSAAPGSTIDVSWQVDSTSADQRITLARGNQAIFTWLQAVKITDGATGVQIDLPNEPGVYELRFLDVAGQEVLARKVITVE; the protein is encoded by the coding sequence ATGACATTTTCCACCGCCCGCGCCGTGGCGCTGACCGCCACGCTTCTCGCCGCCCCGGCGGCGCTGGCCAATGACAACGTGATGGTCGTCTTCGACGGCTCCAACTCCATGTGGGGCCAGATCGACGGCACCGCCAAGATCGAGATCGCCCGCAATGTCATCGACAACCTGCTGGGCGACTGGGCCGACGACCGCAGCGTCGGTCTGATGGCGTATGGCCACCGCGCCCGCGGCGATTGCACCGATATCGAGGTCATCGTCGAACCCGGCGCGGCGCAGCGCAGCGAAATCCTGGACCGCATCAAGTCCATCACCCCCACCGGCAAGACCCCCCTGACCGACGCCGTGGAACAGGCCGCGACACAGCTTTCGTACACCGACCGCCCCGCCACCGTGGTCCTTATCTCCGACGGGCTGGAAAGCTGCGAGCGGGACCCGTGCGAACTGGCCCGCGCGCTGGAAAAAGGCGGCGTCGGCTTTACCGCCCACGTGGTGGGCTTCGGCCTGGGTGCCGACGAGGACACCGCGTCGCTCGCCTGCATCGCCGAGGAAACCGGCGGGCAGTACATCCAGGCCTCCAACGCCGTCGAACTGGGCGCGGCCCTTTCCGCCGTCGCCACCGCCGTCGCGGCACCGGAACCCGAGCCCGAACCGCAGGCCCCCGAAGTCACCGTCGACGCGCCGGATACGGCCGTCGCCGGCAGCCCCACCACCATCACCTGGAACCCGACCCAATCCGAGGCCGACTATATCGCCGTCGCCCCCGCCGGCGCCGCCGAAACCGAACTCGGCCAATACACCCGCATCGGCCAGAACACCGACGTCACCTTCGCCATGCCCGGCGAGCCCGGCGCCTACGAGGCCCGCTATTACAGTACCGAGACCAAAACCGTCCTCGGCGCCGACCCCATCGAGATCACCCCAGCCCAGGTCACCCTGCAAGCCGCCGACACCGTCCAGACCGGCGCCCCCGTCACCGTCAGTTGGTCGCCCACCATAAACCCGCGCGACTATATCGCCATCGTGCCCGCCGGGGCCGACGCCGGCACGCTCGCCAATTACCGCGCGATCAACAAACACGACAGCTTCGACCTCACCGCCCCCGCCGATCCCGGCATGTACGAGATCCGCTACATTCTGAACGTCGACAGCCGCACCGTCGCCAGCCGCCCGCTCGAAGTGGCCGACCCGCAGGTCACACTCCAAACCCCTGAAACAGCCCTCACCGGCGCCGAAATCCCGGTCAGCTGGGCGGGCACGGTCAACGCCAAGGACTACATCACCATCGTCCCCATGGGCGCCGAGGAAGGCACTTACACCAACTACTTCCCCGTGCGCGACGACAGCTCCGGCCTCCTTCTGGCCACCGCCGATCCGGGGATGTTCGAGATCCGCTACATCCAGCGCGAAGGCAACAAGACGCTGGCCCGCGCCACTATCGAGCTTCTGACGCCCGAGGTCACGATCAGCGGCCCGGCCACCGCCGTCACCGGCGCGCAGGTCCCAGTCAGCTGGACCGGCACGGTCAATTCCAAGGACTACATCACAATCGCCCCCGCGGGCGCCGATGCCGGCACCTATGGCAGCTACCAGCCCACACGCGACGATGACACCGTGACGCTCACCATGCCCTCCGACCCCGGCATGTACGAGTTGCGCTACGTCCTGCGCGAAGGCCCGCGCGTGCTGGCCACCGCTCCCATCGAGGTCGCCAACCCCGAGGTCACCGTCTCCGGCCCCGACACCGTCGCCACCGGCGCACAGTTCACCGTCTCCTGGACCGGCACGGTCAACCCCAAGGACTACGTGACCATCGTGCCCGTGGGCGCCGAGCCCAACACCTACGGCAGCTACCAGCCCGTGCGCGACGCCACCGAGACGCGCCTTGTCGCCCCCTCCGATCCCGGCATGTACGAATTGCGTTACCTCCTGCGCGAAGGCCCCAAGGTGATGGCCACCGCGATGATCGAGGTCACTGAGCCTCAGGTCACCGTCTCCGGCCCCGAAACCGTCTTGACCGGCGCGCAGTTCAGCGTCGCCTGGACCGGAACCGTGAACGCCCAGGACTATGTCACCATCGTCCCGGTGGGGGCCGAGCCCGCGACCTTCGGCAGCTACCAGCAGGTCCGCGACAAGTCCGAGGTCAACCTGACCGCGCCTTCCGATCCCGGCATGTACGAATTGCGCTACCTCCTGCGCGAAGGCCCCAAGGTCATGGCCACCGCCATGATCGAGGTCACCGAACCGCAGGTCACGATCTCCGGCCCCGACAGCGCCGCGACCGGCTCTTCCGTGACGGTCGAGTGGACCGGCACCGTCAACACCCAGGACTACGTCGTCGTCGTCCCCGCCGGCGCGGCCGAAAACGAGTTCGGCAACTACCAGGTAGTGCGTGACGCGTCGCAGGTGGCGCTGACCATGCCCGCCGATCCCGGCATGTACGAGCTGCGCTACCTGATGCGCGAAGGCCCCAAGGTTCTGGCCACCGCGATGATCGAACTGACCCCGCCCGAGGTCACGGTCACCGGGCCCGAACAGATCCGCGCAGGCGACGATATCGCCGTCGAATGGTCCGGCACGGTCGCCACCAACGACTACATCAACCTCGTCCCCATGGGCGCGGCGGATGACACGTTCGGCACCTACCTCTCGGTGCGCGAGGCCACTTCCGCCACCCTCGAAGCCCCCTCCGACCCCGGCCTTTACGAGGTGCGCTACCTCCTGCGCGAAGGCACCCGCGTGCTGGCCCGCCACACGGTCGAGGTGCTGGCCGCAGACGCCGCCCTCAACACCGGCGCCGCCCTCACCGCCCCCGACAGCGCCGCGCCGGGCAGCACCATCGACGTCTCCTGGCAGGTGGACAGCACCAGCGCCGATCAGCGCATCACGCTGGCGCGCGGCAACCAGGCGATCTTCACCTGGCTTCAGGCCGTCAAGATCACCGACGGCGCCACCGGCGTGCAGATCGACCTGCCGAATGAACCCGGCGTCTACGAACTGCGTTTCCTCGACGTCGCGGGTCAGGAAGTGCTCGCGCGCAAGGTCATCACCGTGGAGTAA
- a CDS encoding glyoxalase/bleomycin resistance/extradiol dioxygenase family protein — translation MHKPQGYPDVSAYLIVPDASAVLDFCAAAFHADRLRVIEREGGGGIMHAECRIGDSVVMMGEMPDGPPANLHLYLADAEAAFDRAVAAGAEVIQPMQSKGDGDLRGGVRDASGTTWWIARQEEA, via the coding sequence ATGCACAAGCCCCAAGGCTACCCCGACGTCTCCGCCTACCTGATCGTCCCGGACGCGTCGGCGGTGCTCGACTTCTGCGCCGCCGCCTTCCACGCCGACCGCCTCCGCGTCATCGAACGCGAGGGCGGCGGCGGCATCATGCACGCCGAATGCCGGATCGGCGACAGCGTCGTGATGATGGGCGAAATGCCGGACGGTCCGCCTGCAAACCTGCACCTCTACCTCGCCGATGCCGAGGCCGCCTTCGACCGTGCCGTGGCGGCGGGGGCCGAGGTGATCCAGCCGATGCAATCCAAGGGCGACGGCGACCTGCGCGGCGGCGTCCGCGATGCCAGCGGCACGACCTGGTGGATCGCCCGCCAGGAAGAGGCGTAG
- a CDS encoding DUF1491 family protein — protein MSRLTAEFWVQAYLARLRLMEIPAFVVAHGDDTGGAVLVKLNTLDGQASVFQRSFDLLSGARTWVTLAEGDERDVDQAVAKQRSFDPDLWVIEVEDRQGRHLLDEPGLRD, from the coding sequence ATGAGCCGGTTGACGGCGGAGTTCTGGGTGCAGGCCTACCTGGCGCGGCTGCGGCTGATGGAAATCCCGGCCTTCGTGGTGGCGCATGGCGATGACACCGGCGGCGCGGTGCTGGTCAAGCTGAACACGCTGGATGGGCAAGCGTCTGTTTTCCAACGGTCTTTCGACCTGTTGAGCGGCGCGCGGACATGGGTCACGCTGGCCGAGGGGGACGAGCGGGACGTCGATCAGGCCGTGGCGAAACAGCGGTCATTCGATCCCGATCTGTGGGTGATCGAGGTGGAGGACCGGCAGGGGCGGCATTTGCTGGACGAGCCTGGCTTGCGGGATTGA
- the era gene encoding GTPase Era has protein sequence MTQRAGFIALIGEPNAGKSTLLNRMVGAKVSIVTHKVQTTRARIRGVAIEGDAQLVFVDTPGLFAPRRRLDRAMVAAAWSGAADADVIVLLIEAHRGVTEGVEKILDGLDALPKGRRVALAINKIDRVPSEVLLGLTKNLNERYEFVETFMISAEKGHGVEDLRTWLAGEVPEGPWLYPEDQIADLPMRMIAAEMTREKLTLRLHQELPYQLTVETENWEEREDGSARIDQVIYVMRDGHKGIVLGKKGETIKAVSQAARAELEEFLGRRVHLFTQVKVRPNWLEEAERYSEMGLDFKDGNG, from the coding sequence ATGACCCAACGCGCCGGTTTCATCGCCCTGATCGGGGAGCCCAATGCGGGCAAGTCCACGCTGCTGAACCGAATGGTGGGCGCGAAGGTCAGCATCGTGACGCACAAGGTGCAGACCACGCGGGCGCGCATTCGTGGCGTGGCCATCGAGGGTGACGCGCAGCTTGTTTTCGTGGACACGCCTGGGCTGTTCGCGCCGCGCCGCAGGCTGGACCGGGCGATGGTAGCCGCAGCCTGGAGCGGGGCGGCGGATGCGGACGTGATCGTGCTGCTGATCGAGGCGCATCGGGGCGTGACCGAAGGCGTCGAGAAGATCCTGGACGGGCTGGACGCCTTGCCCAAGGGGCGGCGCGTGGCGCTGGCGATCAACAAGATCGACCGGGTGCCATCCGAGGTTCTGCTGGGGCTGACCAAGAACCTGAACGAACGCTATGAATTTGTTGAGACTTTCATGATTTCCGCCGAGAAGGGGCATGGTGTCGAGGACCTGCGTACATGGCTGGCGGGCGAGGTGCCCGAGGGGCCGTGGCTCTATCCCGAGGACCAGATCGCGGACCTGCCGATGCGGATGATCGCGGCCGAGATGACGCGCGAAAAGCTGACCCTGCGGCTGCACCAGGAACTGCCTTACCAGTTGACCGTCGAGACCGAGAACTGGGAAGAGCGTGAGGACGGATCGGCGCGGATCGACCAGGTGATCTATGTCATGCGGGACGGTCACAAGGGGATCGTCTTGGGCAAAAAAGGCGAGACGATCAAGGCGGTTAGCCAGGCGGCGCGGGCGGAGCTGGAAGAGTTCCTGGGGCGGCGCGTGCATCTTTTCACGCAGGTGAAGGTGCGGCCCAACTGGCTGGAGGAAGCCGAGCGGTATTCCGAGATGGGCCTTGATTTCAAGGACGGGAACGGGTGA
- a CDS encoding NAD(P)H-binding protein, protein MREESAYLLQPSGATMRVVLLGASGTIGRAVLEVLLADGHDVVCPLRRTDPAVPERVQCVIGDLSAPDLLEDAMRGADAVVSCLASRSGAPGDAWAVDHGLNAAALRAAEAQGVGRFVLLSAICVQRPVLAFQKAKLAFEAELQASDLCHVIVRPTAFFKSLSGQMDRMRAGKPYLAFGDGRLTACKPISDGDLARFIANTLTNPACDNRVLPVGGPGPALTPEEQGRLLAESLGVPFRMKRVPVGLLDAIIATLSVTGRLNRRARAKAELARIGRYYATESMLVWDEARQCYDADATPEFGQDRLEAFYARLAAGKVTVERGDHAVF, encoded by the coding sequence ATGCGCGAGGAGTCAGCCTATCTTTTGCAGCCGTCCGGCGCGACGATGCGTGTTGTCCTGTTGGGGGCAAGCGGCACGATCGGGCGGGCGGTCTTGGAGGTGCTGCTGGCGGATGGTCATGACGTCGTGTGCCCGTTGCGCCGCACCGACCCGGCAGTGCCTGAGCGGGTGCAGTGTGTCATCGGTGACCTGTCGGCGCCCGACCTGCTGGAGGACGCGATGCGCGGGGCCGACGCCGTGGTCAGCTGCCTGGCGTCGCGATCGGGCGCGCCCGGGGATGCCTGGGCTGTCGACCATGGGCTGAACGCGGCGGCCCTGCGGGCGGCAGAGGCGCAGGGCGTCGGGCGGTTCGTCCTGCTGTCGGCGATCTGCGTGCAGAGGCCGGTGCTGGCGTTCCAGAAAGCCAAGCTGGCCTTCGAGGCGGAATTGCAGGCCTCAGACCTGTGCCACGTGATCGTGCGGCCGACGGCGTTTTTCAAATCGCTGTCCGGGCAGATGGACAGGATGCGGGCGGGCAAGCCTTACCTGGCCTTCGGCGACGGCCGCCTGACCGCCTGCAAGCCGATCAGCGACGGCGATCTGGCGCGGTTCATCGCGAACACGCTGACCAACCCGGCCTGCGACAACCGCGTCCTGCCGGTGGGCGGGCCCGGTCCGGCACTGACCCCGGAAGAGCAAGGCCGGTTGCTGGCCGAGTCGCTGGGCGTTCCGTTCCGGATGAAACGGGTGCCGGTGGGTTTGCTCGACGCCATCATTGCCACATTGAGTGTTACCGGGAGGTTAAACAGGCGTGCCCGCGCCAAGGCGGAGCTGGCGCGGATCGGGCGGTACTACGCGACCGAGTCGATGCTGGTCTGGGACGAGGCCCGGCAATGCTATGATGCGGATGCCACGCCGGAATTCGGGCAGGACCGGCTGGAGGCGTTCTATGCAAGGCTTGCGGCGGGTAAAGTCACGGTGGAGCGGGGCGATCATGCGGTGTTCTGA
- a CDS encoding ABC transporter transmembrane domain-containing protein yields the protein MVRKAENGADMIERAKSKRMGALSELWPFLRPYRRLLTLAILALVMTACVSLVLPLAVRRVVDNFGAEDGAILDQYFLAAVGIAGLLAIGTGLRYALVTRLGERVVADMRKAVFDKVIGLSPAFYERTMTGEILSRVTTDTTLILSVIGSSISIALRNLLIFVGGLVLMLFTSAKLTGMVLLLVPLIIVPILTLGRKLRKLSRENQDWIAASSGNASEALLNVQTVQAFTHETASRAAFSDVTERSFDVARRRIWVRALMTVIVIFLVFTGIVCVLWIGARDVRADQMTGGTLVQFVIYSVMVAGSVAALSEIWGELQRAAGATERLVELLQAEDEVQDPAHPEVLPRPVKGRIAFENVSFTYPTRPDAPALHELNLVIEPGETVALVGPSGAGKTTIIQMIQRFYDPQTGRVMLDGVALDQLARPDFRAELSLVPQEPVIFAASARDNIRFGRIDAADSEVEAAARAAAAHEFIMALPDGYDTYLGERGVMLSGGQKQRVAIARAILRDAPVLLLDEATSALDAESERAVQQAVDGLAKDRTTVIVAHRLATVKKADRIIVMEQGRIVAEGTHDSLVAEGGLYARLARLQFTDGAAA from the coding sequence ATGGTACGCAAGGCCGAAAACGGCGCAGACATGATTGAGCGGGCGAAGTCGAAGCGTATGGGCGCCTTGTCGGAGCTCTGGCCGTTCCTGCGTCCGTACCGGCGGCTTTTGACGCTTGCGATACTTGCGCTGGTGATGACGGCCTGTGTTTCGCTGGTGCTGCCCTTGGCGGTCCGGCGCGTGGTCGACAATTTCGGAGCCGAGGACGGCGCGATCCTGGACCAGTATTTCCTTGCGGCTGTCGGTATCGCCGGGCTCTTGGCGATCGGTACGGGCCTGAGATACGCGTTGGTGACGCGGCTGGGCGAACGGGTCGTGGCGGACATGCGCAAGGCGGTGTTCGACAAGGTGATCGGGCTGAGCCCGGCCTTCTATGAACGCACGATGACGGGTGAAATCCTGAGCCGCGTGACGACCGATACCACGCTCATTCTGTCGGTCATCGGGTCGTCCATCTCCATCGCGTTGCGAAACCTGTTGATCTTTGTCGGCGGGCTGGTCCTGATGCTGTTCACCTCGGCCAAGCTGACCGGAATGGTGTTGCTTCTGGTGCCGCTGATCATCGTGCCTATCCTGACCCTGGGGCGAAAACTGCGCAAGCTGAGCCGCGAAAACCAGGACTGGATCGCCGCCAGTTCCGGCAATGCGTCAGAGGCGTTGTTGAACGTGCAGACGGTTCAGGCCTTTACCCATGAGACGGCCAGTCGTGCCGCGTTTTCGGACGTCACGGAGCGCAGTTTCGACGTGGCCCGGCGGCGCATCTGGGTGCGCGCCCTGATGACGGTTATCGTTATTTTCCTCGTTTTTACCGGGATCGTCTGCGTGCTGTGGATCGGTGCCCGGGATGTGCGGGCAGACCAGATGACCGGCGGCACGCTGGTGCAGTTCGTGATCTATTCGGTCATGGTGGCCGGCTCGGTGGCCGCCCTGTCGGAAATCTGGGGAGAACTTCAGCGCGCCGCTGGCGCGACGGAACGCTTGGTCGAATTGCTCCAGGCCGAGGACGAGGTCCAGGACCCGGCGCACCCCGAGGTCTTGCCGCGCCCCGTCAAAGGCCGCATTGCCTTCGAGAATGTCAGCTTCACCTATCCGACGCGCCCCGATGCGCCGGCGCTGCATGAATTGAACCTGGTGATCGAACCGGGCGAGACGGTGGCGCTGGTGGGGCCGTCCGGCGCGGGCAAGACCACGATCATCCAGATGATTCAGCGTTTCTATGATCCGCAAACCGGACGGGTGATGCTGGACGGCGTGGCGCTCGATCAGTTGGCGCGGCCCGACTTTCGGGCGGAGCTGTCACTGGTGCCGCAGGAGCCGGTCATCTTCGCCGCGTCGGCGCGGGACAATATCCGCTTTGGCCGGATTGATGCAGCGGATTCCGAAGTCGAGGCCGCGGCACGAGCGGCGGCGGCGCATGAGTTCATCATGGCGCTGCCGGACGGGTATGACACCTATCTGGGCGAGCGCGGCGTGATGCTGTCCGGTGGCCAGAAACAGCGGGTGGCCATCGCCCGCGCGATCCTGCGGGACGCGCCCGTGTTGCTGCTGGACGAGGCGACCTCGGCGCTGGATGCCGAGAGCGAGCGGGCGGTGCAGCAGGCAGTCGACGGGCTGGCCAAGGACCGCACCACGGTGATCGTGGCGCACCGGCTGGCGACGGTGAAGAAGGCCGACCGGATCATCGTGATGGAACAGGGGCGCATCGTGGCGGAAGGCACCCATGACAGCCTCGTGGCCGAGGGCGGGCTTTATGCCCGGCTGGCGCGGTTGCAGTTCACCGACGGGGCGGCGGCCTAG
- a CDS encoding triacylglycerol lipase produces MRPLEDGQLLQTESMEFASEGLIEVDPSGPVIWVGGSKLLLLETRQDVKWLSHAAMTAQLSSSSIEEQEAVFLEIISRFPSEPPPPINQDQIEIFLKDTLEPQRDLTPLETLVSGCEGLASLMEYPTFSDTSVGIVFAWQPENDDRPCRVAAHDELPMLILDHGSLSIALLKLKGLYTASKWMLAGYGWVRPNFTSANEAANWYVNELRSRAFKHGHGAMPLDRLDHPNAVQTFNPDKHSMALVYVHGLFSTDAGSFDGFRDAWSSLRINLYTDGALDRRCVESVFDKVGHIGFPHDTFCGIDKSGQALADALHDRFEASDTKLALIAHSRGGLVTRRAIQHLLFRGNGWNDRIKIFATFGTPHTGAKLAQLPGRYEGSYLLLKGQSDQLIALDMLFCYLKHVRRIEGIDDLQPVGNLVSTFLEDLEDRENKYGSLSTWAVSGAAPQISGWGIRSLITKAVRIGIDQIVGSPNDIVVPRSSAEAAPNPTVRKFDCEHFEYFSQLDGMKNTAREVMRAFGLEDEINICTGGSAPDIEFIESGDDTIVRIGGIDLPVN; encoded by the coding sequence ATGCGGCCACTGGAAGATGGACAACTGCTTCAAACTGAAAGCATGGAGTTCGCTTCTGAAGGTCTGATAGAAGTTGATCCCTCGGGCCCAGTAATCTGGGTTGGTGGGTCGAAGTTGCTGTTGCTGGAAACTCGACAGGACGTGAAGTGGTTATCACACGCGGCGATGACTGCGCAATTGTCATCATCTTCCATAGAGGAACAAGAGGCAGTGTTCCTGGAGATCATTAGCAGGTTTCCCTCCGAGCCGCCGCCGCCAATCAATCAAGATCAGATAGAGATTTTTCTGAAGGACACACTCGAGCCACAGCGCGATCTTACACCGCTCGAAACCCTTGTTTCCGGTTGCGAGGGGCTCGCCTCTTTGATGGAATATCCAACCTTCAGCGACACCAGCGTTGGAATTGTGTTTGCCTGGCAACCAGAGAATGATGATCGCCCGTGCCGCGTTGCTGCGCATGATGAACTGCCAATGCTCATTTTAGACCACGGGTCGCTTTCCATCGCGCTCCTGAAATTGAAAGGTCTTTATACCGCTAGCAAATGGATGCTCGCAGGTTACGGCTGGGTCCGGCCAAATTTCACCTCCGCAAACGAAGCAGCGAACTGGTACGTAAATGAACTGCGAAGTCGCGCTTTCAAACATGGACATGGAGCCATGCCGCTAGATCGCCTCGACCATCCGAACGCAGTCCAGACATTTAACCCAGACAAGCACTCCATGGCTTTAGTCTATGTTCACGGACTCTTCTCGACAGATGCCGGGAGTTTCGATGGATTCCGCGACGCTTGGTCGTCGTTGCGTATCAATCTTTATACCGACGGGGCACTAGACCGAAGATGTGTGGAATCAGTGTTTGACAAGGTTGGTCACATCGGTTTTCCGCATGATACGTTCTGCGGAATAGATAAAAGCGGACAAGCGCTGGCCGACGCCCTACATGATCGCTTTGAAGCATCGGACACCAAACTCGCTCTTATCGCCCATTCGCGCGGTGGGCTTGTAACGCGCCGGGCCATTCAACATCTGCTTTTCCGTGGAAATGGATGGAACGACAGGATTAAGATTTTTGCTACATTTGGCACTCCACACACTGGAGCGAAACTGGCGCAGTTGCCAGGGAGATATGAGGGATCCTACTTACTGCTCAAAGGTCAGTCTGACCAGTTGATCGCTCTCGACATGCTGTTCTGCTACCTGAAACACGTCAGGCGCATTGAAGGCATAGACGATCTTCAGCCTGTTGGAAATCTGGTGTCGACTTTTCTCGAAGATCTTGAAGACCGTGAGAACAAATATGGTTCGCTTAGCACCTGGGCTGTATCCGGAGCTGCGCCACAGATTTCCGGGTGGGGAATACGTAGTCTGATTACCAAAGCTGTTAGGATCGGAATAGACCAGATAGTTGGATCTCCGAACGACATCGTCGTGCCACGTTCCTCTGCGGAGGCTGCGCCCAACCCAACTGTCCGCAAGTTTGACTGCGAACATTTTGAGTACTTTTCGCAGTTAGACGGTATGAAGAACACAGCGAGAGAGGTTATGAGAGCTTTTGGTCTTGAAGACGAAATCAACATCTGTACTGGAGGATCCGCACCGGACATCGAGTTCATTGAGAGTGGTGATGACACTATTGTTCGGATTGGAGGCATTGACCTCCCCGTGAACTAA
- a CDS encoding SDR family oxidoreductase, with product MTDNITGKVIVITGASSGMGEVTARDLAAKGAKLALGARRKDRLDSIVKDITDAGGEAVAMETDVTKLDDVRALVTKAKDTFGRVDVIFNNAGLMPLSPLESLRIDEWDQMIDVNMKGTLYGIAAVLPIFKEQKSGQVINVSSVYGHITVASGAVYCATKHAVRSLSEGLRQEVKDYNVRVTVISPGAVDTELTQHITEPELGDNVRDFVKEIAVPASTMADMVSFAVSQPENVDVNEILFRPTVQPV from the coding sequence ATGACCGACAACATCACAGGCAAAGTCATCGTCATCACCGGCGCCTCCTCGGGCATGGGCGAGGTCACGGCCCGCGACCTGGCCGCCAAAGGCGCGAAACTTGCCCTTGGCGCGCGCCGCAAGGACCGGCTCGACAGCATCGTCAAAGACATCACCGACGCGGGCGGCGAGGCCGTCGCGATGGAAACCGACGTGACCAAGCTCGACGACGTGCGGGCGCTCGTCACCAAGGCCAAGGACACTTTCGGCCGCGTCGACGTCATCTTCAACAACGCGGGTCTCATGCCGCTCTCGCCCCTCGAAAGCCTGCGGATCGACGAGTGGGACCAGATGATCGACGTGAACATGAAGGGCACACTTTACGGCATTGCCGCCGTGCTGCCGATCTTCAAAGAGCAGAAATCTGGCCAGGTCATCAACGTGTCCTCGGTCTATGGCCATATCACCGTGGCGTCCGGCGCGGTCTATTGCGCCACGAAGCACGCCGTGCGCTCGCTTTCCGAAGGGTTGCGGCAGGAGGTCAAGGATTACAACGTGCGCGTCACCGTGATCTCGCCGGGCGCAGTGGATACAGAGCTTACACAGCATATCACCGAGCCTGAACTTGGCGACAACGTGCGCGACTTCGTCAAGGAGATCGCCGTGCCCGCCAGCACGATGGCTGACATGGTGTCTTTTGCCGTGTCCCAACCGGAAAACGTCGACGTGAACGAGATCCTGTTCCGTCCGACCGTGCAGCCTGTGTAA